Within Kineothrix sp. MB12-C1, the genomic segment GAACGAATCGGAACATCGCCGAATCTTAAATGAGATACGGTAATACCTCTGGACTTTTTCGAGTCATAGTCGAAATATGCCTGAACATATTTGTCGGTATGGTTACCGATAATCTTAATGGAGCTCTTATTTGCGCTGACTGTTCCGTCACCGCCCAGGCCCCAGAATTTACAGCCGATGGTACTTTCGGGTTCAGCATGAACCTTTTCTGTAATATCCAAAGATAAATGAGTAACATCATCAACGATACCTATGGTAAATACTTTCTTGCCGTTCTCAGGAGTATTCTGGAATACTGCATTGATCTGGCTGGGAGTTGTATTCTTGGAACTGAGTCCATATCTGCCGGAGAGAACCGGAGTGTTGTGGAACTTCGTATCGCGCAGTGCTGCAATAACATCAAGATAAAGAGGCTCGCCGATAGCACCGGGTTCTTTGGTACGGTCAAGTACGGTAATCTGACCTACAGAATCAGGAATCACATTGAGCAAGTGTTCTGCGCTGAAAGGACGGTAAAGATGAACTTCAACAAGACCTGTCTTTTGTCCGCTTTTATTCAAGTGATCAATCGTCTCTTTAATTGTTTCGCATACGGAACCCATGGCAATAATGATATGAGTAGCATCCTCAGCGCCATAATAATTGAACAGGCCGTAGTTAGTGCCGAGCTTTTCATTGATTTTGCCCATGTAGGATTCTACCATGGCAGGTAACGCATTATAATAGCTATTGCTTGCTTCTCTTGCCTGGAAGTAGATATCCGGGTTCTGTGCGGAACCCATAATTCTTGCATGATTTGGATTCAGTGCATTTCTTCTGAATGCCATAACAGCATCCATGTCCAGAAGGCTCTTCAAATCTTCATAATCCCATACTTCGACCTTCTGCATTTCATGAGAGGTGCGGAAACCATCGAAAAAGTTAATGAAAGGAACTTTTCCCGTAATTGCGGTAAGGTGTGCTATGGGGGTTAAATCCATAACTTCCTGCACGCTGCCGCTGGCAAGTATTGCTACACCGGTCTGACGAGCAGAATATATGTCGGAATGGTCTCCGAATATGGAGAGCGCATGAGTTGCTATGGTTCTTGCCGCAACATTAAAAACACCGGGTAAGAGTTCGCCGGCAATTTTATACAGGTTGGGGATCATAAGCAAAAGTCCCTGTGAAGCAGTGAAGGTAGTTGTCAGCGCACCTGCAGCGAGGGAACCGTGAACGGCACCAGCAGCACCGGCTTCTGATTGCATCTCCGTCACCTTAACGGTCTGACCGAAGATATTCTTCCGACCTTCAGTAGCCCATTCGTCCGTCACCTCCGCCATAGTGGAGGAAGGGGTAATTGGGTAAATCGCAGCTACATCACTATATGCATAAGACACATGTGCGGCAGCTTGATTACCATCCATTGTTTTCTTTGTTCGTGCCATGTTGGAACCTCCTTTTGTTTGTCCAAAAAGCAATCACTAAAATAGTAATGATTACTATCTTTATATAGTACCATATTAGGATTCTTATTACTAGTAGGATTTTTTACACTTTTTGTACTTTTTATTATATAAATTATAAAACAAATTCGAGTAGAAATAAAGGATTATCATTGTGAAAGATATAACGAGAAATATATATTAAATTTGGATGTAAATAGGTGATTACGAACCAGATAAGTTGTAAAAATCTTTCCCACGATTCTTTCTACTTCTAATTTTATGAATTATATATAAAATTATGAAAGTTAATGAATTTCGTAATTACTTATTTGGATATAAAGTTAGAAAGGAAATTAGTTGGTAATGCTTGAATGAAAATATGATTTTTCGTATAATAAAATGAATATCTAAGGATATTGTTTACAAAAATTTATATAGAAAGCGGAAAAAAAAGGAGAAACGTATGAATATACTAGTTATTAATTGTGGAAGTTCATCTTTAAAATATCAATTGATTAATAGTAAAAGTGAAGAAGTATTGGCGAAAGGCCTTTGTGAGAGAATTGGAATAAATGGTGGGGCTATTATCCATCAGCCGGCAGATGGCGAGAAGATTCGCTGGGAAAAGGACATGCCGGATCATACAGCAGCAGTGAAGTTAATGATCGAGAGCCTAATGGACGAGCAGACAGGGGTGATTCACTCTCTTGAGGAAATCGATGCAGTAGGGCACCGTATCGTTCATGGTGGAGAGAAGTTCTCCTCTTCCGTTCTTATTACAGATGAGGTGCAGCGGGAAGTGGAGGAATGTTGTGACCTTGCGCCTTTGCATAATCCGGCTAACCTGATCGGTATCCGCTCTTGTAAGGAAGTAATGCCGAATGTACCTATGGTGGGTGTGTTCGATACTGCTTTTCATCAGACGATGCCGAAAAAGGCGTATATGTATGGTCTTCCCTACGAATATTACGAAAAACATAAGGTGCGCCGCTATGGTTTCCATGGAACGAGCCATGACTTTGTATCCGCAAGGGCAGCTCAGATTCTCGGTAAAGATAGGAAGGATCTAAAGATTATTGTCTGTCACTTGGGCAATGGAGCGAGCGTATCGGCTGTGAAAAATGGAGAATCGGTGGATACTTCTATGGGCTTGACCCCATTGGAAGGACTGATTATGGGAACGAGAAGCGGGGATATGGACCCAGCCATTATCTCATTCATTAGTAAGAAGGAACAGATATCTGCAGAAGAAGTAATCGATATCTGCAATAAGAAATCGGGTGTGCTTGGGCTGTCCGGAGGATTGTCCAGTGATTTTAGGGATCTGGCAGAGTCAGCAGAGGCCGGAAATGAAAGTGCGAAGATCGCTCTGGACACCTATGCTTATCGGGTGGGAAAATATATTGGAGCTTATGCAGCAGCCATGAATGGTGTGGATGCCATCGTTTTTACTGCAGGTGCAGGAGAAAATAACTCCCAAGTGCGTCAGCTTATCGGACAGTATATTGGTTTTCTCGGAACTAATATCGATGAAGAGAAGAATAAACTGCGCGGTCAAGAAGTCATTCTCTCCAACGAGGGTTCTAAAGTAGTAACTATGATAGTGCCTACCGATGAGGAGATGGCCATCGCCAGGGAGACGGAGCGGTTAGTGTAAGGGATATAGTGAACATCCCATCACCGTAGGAAAGGGCTGACTATTTGTATGATAATTGAACTGCCGGAAAAGGTGAAAGAGATAATAACGGTCATAGAGAATGCGGGATATGAGGCATATGCGGTGGGCGGCTGTGTGAGGGATTCCCTCCTGAGACGCCTGCCGGATGATTGGGATATTACGACTTCGGCTAAGCCGGAAAAGATAAAAGAACTATTCAGGAGAACTGTGGATACCGGACTGCAGCATGGAACGATAACTGTTCTTATGGATAAAGAAAGCTTCGAGGTGACCACCTACCGGATTGATGGAGAGTATGAGGACAGCAGGCATCCGAAGGAGGTCACTTTTACCTCTGATATCGAAGAGGACCTGCGAAGAAGAGACTTTACCATTAATGCTATGGCATATAATGATAGATATGGGCTGGTCGATGTATTTAGTGGCATGGAAGATATAGAAAGAGGGCTGATTCGCTGTGTGGGCGACCCGAGGGAGCGTTTTACTGAGGATGCGCTTCGTATGATGAGGGCAGTGCGATTCTCAGCCCAGCTTGGCTATGCCATCGATGATGATACGAAGAAAGCGATAGAAGAGATGGCGGAGAATCTAATCCATATCAGTGCGGAACGAATCCGGACAGAATTGATAAAGCTGTTGGTTTCTGAGCATCCGGATGACCTTCGGACATGCTATGAAACAGGGATTACGAAGATTGTCCTGCCCGAATTCGATCGCTGTATGGAGACGGAACAGAATAACCCTCATCATAGCTATTCAGTTGGTGAGCATACGTTATATTCTATGAAGATGGTGGAAGCCGATAAGGTATTGCGGCTTGCTATGCTGTTCCATGATATGGGGAAGCCGGAGACGAGAACTACGGATTCCGACGGTATTGATCATTTCTACCGCCATGTGCCGGCGAGTGAACGAATTACGAAAGAAGTGCTTCACCGCCTGAAATTTGATAATGATACGATGGATAAGGTAGTGAAGCTTGTACGCTACCATGATTATGATATACCGGTATCTCCCCGGGAAGTTAGAAGGGCTATCAATAAGATGGGAGAAGATATCTTCCCAGGTTATATTGCCGTAAAGCGTGCCGATATCCTGGCACAGAGCAGTTATAAAAGAGATGAGAAGTTAAATCACCTTACCCTTCTGGAAGGAATCTATACGGATGTGCGGATGGCAGGAGAGTGTGTTTGTCTTAAGACTCTGGCTGTAACGGGAAGGGACTTGATAGAAGCGGGCATGAAGCCGGGAAAAGAGTTGGGTGAAGTGCTGAATCAATTGCTGGAAGCGGTATTGGAGGAGCCGGAACTTAACACGAAGGAGAAGCTTTTGGAATATGCGGTTACTATGAGGCTGATAGGTTGAATGGTAACAATATGTGAATACTTTACCCCATTATCTCATAAGATAGGATAGAACTACGATATGGGGGGTATTCATGTGAATGACAGGGCAGTCAGTGTGCTTGAAAATTATGAGATAGATGTGCTTCGTACTTGGAAGGGGCGGGGAGCAATTTTATGTGAATCCGATAAGGGGTTGCTTATTCTGAAAGAATATGCAGGGCCGAAGGATAAGATTATGTTTCAGGATGCACTGCTTACCGTAATAAAAGAGCAGGGTTTTCAGATGGTGGAATCTATCCTGAAATCCAAAGAAGGGGAACTGATTGTCTACGATCAAGACAAAATACCTTACATATTAAAAACATATTTTGAAGGAAGGGAATGTAACATTCGCGATACGAGGGAATGTATACAAGCTGTCAAGACACTTGCCCACCTTCATAATGCTTCTGATATGCCTGTCTTTGAAGGAAGTTATGATGATGTGGGCTTTTGTATTAATAAGGAGTATGAGAAGCATAACAAAGAACTTCGTAAGGTCAGGAAGTTTCTGCGGGATAAAAGTCAAAAGAGTAATTTTGAGATTTTCCTGTTAAAGCATTACGATTATTTCTTCGACCTTGCCTTACAGGTGACGGAAGAGGCGCGTTTCTATTTGCAAGAAACTCCTCAGGCGGCCAAAGTGAAATCCCGCATCGTGTGCCACGGTGATTATCAATATCATAATATTCTTTCTTTGAATGAGAAAAGTTCTGACTTTGCCATTATTAACTTTGAAAAGTGCGTCCGCGATAATCCCGTTCGCGATTTGTACCTGTTCATGCGTAAACTATTGGAAAAGAGCGGCTGGTCCGCGGAGCTTGGAAGCGCCTTGCTAGATGCTTATAACAGTGAGCGAAGAATGACGAGGGAAGATTATATGTTGCTTTATTACCGCCTTATTTATCCGGAGAAGTTCTGGAAAATAGTAAACTTTTATTATAATTCAGGCAAAGCGTGGATTCCCGGACGCAATTTAGAAAAATTGGAGAAGCTTCTTTTGCAGGAACCCGATAAAGTAAGCTTTTTGGAAAATTATAAAAATACTTATGGAAGCTTTTCTTTTGAAGTATCTTAGTATATAATGTTACTGTTCATAAGTGTATCATGAACAGTAACTATATAATAACCACAACATACGAATGAGGAGGTATCCATGGGCAGCACTTTTTTTAAGAGAATCATAAAGAGCAAGCCTGTAATTTTTACAGGTGCAGTGATTTTATTACTGACTGCAGGTGTTGTCGTAGCTGGAGGTATATCGGTGGATGGCAGCGTAGGTATGGCAAGGGAGGCTGCATATGAAAGCTATGACTCCGGATTCGTTATAGCGTCGCCTGGAACCTATGATTCGGTAGATACGGCACTTATAGAGACGTTGAATACCGAAGAAAATAATATTACATTTTTAAATATTGAGACAGGAAGAAGCTATACGTTGTCCTTTGATGGGACGACAGTGATTTTAGATAAATATGGAAGTGCCATGGCGATG encodes:
- a CDS encoding acetate/propionate family kinase, which produces MNILVINCGSSSLKYQLINSKSEEVLAKGLCERIGINGGAIIHQPADGEKIRWEKDMPDHTAAVKLMIESLMDEQTGVIHSLEEIDAVGHRIVHGGEKFSSSVLITDEVQREVEECCDLAPLHNPANLIGIRSCKEVMPNVPMVGVFDTAFHQTMPKKAYMYGLPYEYYEKHKVRRYGFHGTSHDFVSARAAQILGKDRKDLKIIVCHLGNGASVSAVKNGESVDTSMGLTPLEGLIMGTRSGDMDPAIISFISKKEQISAEEVIDICNKKSGVLGLSGGLSSDFRDLAESAEAGNESAKIALDTYAYRVGKYIGAYAAAMNGVDAIVFTAGAGENNSQVRQLIGQYIGFLGTNIDEEKNKLRGQEVILSNEGSKVVTMIVPTDEEMAIARETERLV
- a CDS encoding CCA tRNA nucleotidyltransferase codes for the protein MIIELPEKVKEIITVIENAGYEAYAVGGCVRDSLLRRLPDDWDITTSAKPEKIKELFRRTVDTGLQHGTITVLMDKESFEVTTYRIDGEYEDSRHPKEVTFTSDIEEDLRRRDFTINAMAYNDRYGLVDVFSGMEDIERGLIRCVGDPRERFTEDALRMMRAVRFSAQLGYAIDDDTKKAIEEMAENLIHISAERIRTELIKLLVSEHPDDLRTCYETGITKIVLPEFDRCMETEQNNPHHSYSVGEHTLYSMKMVEADKVLRLAMLFHDMGKPETRTTDSDGIDHFYRHVPASERITKEVLHRLKFDNDTMDKVVKLVRYHDYDIPVSPREVRRAINKMGEDIFPGYIAVKRADILAQSSYKRDEKLNHLTLLEGIYTDVRMAGECVCLKTLAVTGRDLIEAGMKPGKELGEVLNQLLEAVLEEPELNTKEKLLEYAVTMRLIG
- a CDS encoding CotS family spore coat protein, with the protein product MNDRAVSVLENYEIDVLRTWKGRGAILCESDKGLLILKEYAGPKDKIMFQDALLTVIKEQGFQMVESILKSKEGELIVYDQDKIPYILKTYFEGRECNIRDTRECIQAVKTLAHLHNASDMPVFEGSYDDVGFCINKEYEKHNKELRKVRKFLRDKSQKSNFEIFLLKHYDYFFDLALQVTEEARFYLQETPQAAKVKSRIVCHGDYQYHNILSLNEKSSDFAIINFEKCVRDNPVRDLYLFMRKLLEKSGWSAELGSALLDAYNSERRMTREDYMLLYYRLIYPEKFWKIVNFYYNSGKAWIPGRNLEKLEKLLLQEPDKVSFLENYKNTYGSFSFEVS